The window GAGCCACAACCCCCGCTCCACGGTGGGCACGGTGACCGAGATTCACGACTACCTGCGCTTGCTTTACGCACGCGCAGGTACGCCCTATTGCCCCGACCACAAGCTGCCTTTGCAAGCGCAAACCGTGAGCCAGATGGTGGACGCCGTGCTGGCACTGCCCGAAGACACCAAACTGATGATCCTCGCGCCCATTGCGCGTGAGAAAAAAGGCGAGTTTGAAAAAGTCTTTGAGCAAATGCAGGCGCTGGGTTATGTGCGTTTTCGCATCAATGGCCAGACGGTGGAAGTGGAAGAGCTGCCCACGCTCAAAAAGACTGAGAAGCACAACATCGACGTGGTGGTGGACCGCATCAAAGTGCGGTCTGAGGAAGATGCGAAGGCGAGAGACGCCTTGCGCCAGCGTCTGGCCGAGAGTTTTGAAGCCGCGCTGCATCTGGCCGAACACCGCGCTGTGGCGCTCGAGATGGACACTGGCAAAGAGCACCTGTTCAACGCCAAGTTCTCCTGCCCGGTGTGCACCTATTCGATCAGCGAGCTGGAACCGAGGTTGTTCTCGTTCAACTCGCCCATGGGCGCGTGCCCCACTTGCGATGGCATTGGCAGCATGGCGTTTTTTGACCCCGAGCGGGTCGTCGCCTTCCCCTCGCTCAGTTTGGCCAGTGGCGCCATCAAGGGCTGGGACCGGCGCAACGGCTTTTACTTCAGCATGCTCGAAAGCCTGGCCAAGCATTACCAGTTCGACATCGAAACCCCGTTTGAAAAACTCGCCCCCATCCACCAGCAAGTCTTGCTGCACGGCTCGGGGCTGGAAGAAATCAAGTTCAGCTACGTGATGGAGTCCGGCGCCTCGCAGGGCAAAAAGGTCAGCAAGAAGCACCCGTTTGAAGGGATCATCCCCAACATGACGCGGCGCTACCGCGAGACCGACTCATCCGTGGTGCGCGAAGACCTGGCGCGTTACCGCAACATGCAGGCCTGCACCGATTGCCAAGGCACGCGCTTGCGGCGTGAAGCACGCCATGTGCGCATTGGCGAAGGCGCGCAAGCCCGCGCCATTTACGAGATCAGCCATATCACCCTGGGCGAGTCGCAGCAGTATTTTCAAGGCCTGAAAATGCACGGGGCCAAGGCCGAGATCGCCGACAAAGTGGTGCGCGAAATCGCCTTGCGTTTGAAGTTTTTGAACGATGTGGGCCTGAATTATTTGAGCTTGGACCGCAGCGCCGACACCCTCTCGGGCGGTGAATCACAGCGCATCCGCTTGGCCAGTCAAATTGGCTCTGGGCTAACAGGCGTTATGTATGTGCTGGACGAACCCAGCATCGGATTGCACCAACGCGACAATGACCGCCTGATCGGCACCTTGCAACACCTGCGTGACATCGGCAACAGCGTGCTGGTGGTCGAACACGACGAAGACATGATCAGCGTGGCCGATCATGTGATCGACATGGGGCCGGGCGCGGGCGTGCACGGTGGGCGCGTGATGGCGCAAGGCACCTGCGCCGACATCTTGGCAGCGCCCGATTCGGTCACCGGCCAATACATGTCGGGCCGTAAAAAGATCGAAATCCCGAAGCGCCACAAGGCGGGCAAGGACTTCATCGAGATCATCGGAGCCAGCGGCAACAACCTGAAAAACGTGAACGTGAAGTTCCCCGTGGGGCTGCTGACCTGCGTGACCGGCGTATCGGGTTCCGGCAAATCGACGCTGGTGAACGACACGCTGTATGCCGCAGCCGCGCACCAGATCCACCGTGCCCAGGGCGATGCCGCACACCACGAAGAGATCAAAGGGCTGGAGCATTTCGACAAGGTCATCAACGTCGACCAGTCCCCCATTGGCCGCACGCCGCGCAGCAACCCGGCCACCTACACCGGCCTGTTCACTCACATCCGCGAGCTGATGGCCGAAGTGCCTGCTGCACGCGAGCGCGGCTATGGCCCGGGGCGTTTCAGCTTCAACGTGACCGGTGGCCGCTGCGAAGCCTGCCAAGGCGACGGCATGGTGAAGGTGGAGATGCACTTTTTGCCCGATGTGTACGTGCCCTGCGACGTGTGCCACGGCATGCGCTACAACCGCGAAACGCTGGAGGTGCAATACAAGGGTCAGAACATCGCGCAGATTTTGAACATGACTGTGGAAGCGGCGCACCAGTTCTTCAGCGCCGTGCCCAACATTGCGCGCAAGCTGCAAACCCTGCTCGACGTGGGCCTGACGTACATTCGCCTCGGGCAAAGCGCCACCACCTTGTCTGGCGGCGAGGCCCAGCGCGTCAAGCTCGCGCTCGAATTGTCCAAGCGCGACACCGGCCGCACGCTCTACATCCTGGACGAACCCACCACCGGCCTGCACTTTGCCGACATCGATTTGTTGCTGAAAGTGCTGCACCAGTTGCGCGACGCAGGCAATACCATCGTCATCATCGAACACAACCTCGACGTGATCAAAACCGCCGACTGGCTCATCGACATGGGGCCCGAAGGCGGCGCGGGCGGTGGCACGGTACTGGGCGAGGGCACACCCGAGCAACTGGCCAAAAACAAGGCGAGCTTCACGGGCCATTATTTGGCGCGTTTGCTTTAAACGCGCTGCGCCTTCAGCCCTGCCCCTTACTCAGTTCACATCCATCCAATTTCCCCCCACTTTTGAACCCTTGAATGTCATTATGAAAACCGTCATCCGTGCTTTCTTCAGAACCCTGCGCCTTGTGCTGGGCCCCGTCATGCTGCTCAAAGAGCGCCTGACCCAACCCGCTGGCGTGCAACGCGCCGCCTCCGAGCAAGCCAAGGTGGACCAGCAATGCCAAAGCCTGGCGCTCTACCAATTCAGCACCTGCCCGTTTTGCATCAAGGTGCGCCAAGAAATGCGCCGCTTGTCGTTGCCGATTGAAAAGCGCGATGCGCAGCACCATGCCGATCACCGCAATGAATTACTTCAAGGCAGTGGCGCGACCAAAGTACCGTGTCTCAAGATCACCGAAGCAGATGGTCAAACCCGTTGGCTGCAAGACTCGACCGAAATCGTGGCCTATCTGCGCGGGCGATTTGCCTGAAGGTCGGCATAAGAAACCGCCTGTAGGTCGGCGGCTTCAGCCCCGACCAGCCCCCTGCTCCGACATGCCTCCATGGAAACCGAACTCAAACTCAGTCTGAACGAAGCAGACCTGCCGCGCCTGCAGACCCACCCGCTGATGGCCAAAGGCGCAGGCAAGCAGCGCCTGCTCAACACCTATTTCGACACACCCGACCTGGCCCTGAAGCAGCGCCGCATGGCGGTGCGCGAGCGGCTGGCGGGTGACCAATGGCTGCTCACGGTCAAAACCGCAGGCCAAAGCCAAAACGGTTTGTCGCGCAGACAAGAGTGGGAAGCGCCCACCACACCGGGCACTTTGGACTTTGAATCGCTTGTTGATGACGCTGCGTTAGCCACCGACCTGATGGCTTTGCGCCCTGCTTTGCGTGCGCTGTTTTGCACTGACTTTGAGCGCCAGTGCTGGGTCATCGAACACGCAAGCGCACGAATCGAAGTGGCACTGGACCAAGGCCGCATCCATGTGCCCGGCACCGCCCTGAGCGAACCGCTGTTAGAACTGGAGCTTGAACTGCTGAGTGGCCCAGAGGCGGCTTTGCTCGCTCTGGCCGATGTGCTGCGTCAAACACCACAAGGTGACTTGACGCTCACGCCCAGCGACACCAGCAAGGCGCAGCGGGGGATGGCGCTTTGGCGACGCGCCCACTGACGCGGCAAGCCGACTCCTGCGGACTCATCAAAAGTCATGCGGCTTGAACCACGGTGAGCAAAGTCTGACCGTTGGCCACGAGTTTTTCACCCTCTGCGTCCACCGCAAACAAATCACAGCTGGTGAACACCTGCGCTTTGCCCGGCTTGACCACCCGAGCCCGCGCAATGAACTTTTGCCCCACTGCAGGCCGCAAGCAATTGACCGAAAAGTTGGCCGCCAGCAAATTGGGCCCTGCCACGGTGCCCGCTGCGAAACCACAGGCGGTGTCGATCAAGGTGCCGATCAAGCCCGCGTGCAAGAAGCCCGAATACTGACCGACTTCGGGCCGCCAAGGCATCTGGATTTCCACAAAGCCGGGTTCGGCCACGGTGACTTCGATGCCGCACCAGTTGTTGAATTCGGCCATGGCGTTGATTTTTTTCAACATGTCGAGTGGACTCATTTCGATTTCCTTTGCTTGTTTTTGAACCAGCCGATGTGGTCGATCAGCTTCTTGCGCAGTGCTTGGTGTTCGGCGATGACTTGGTCGATGTCGGCCACTCGCTGCTGGATCGCCTCGATCATGTCCTGAGGCGTCAATTGGCCCGATTGGAATTTGGGCACGTACTCAGCGATAAAGGGCAGAGAAAAACCCATCTCCCGCGACATGGCGATGAAGACCACCAGCCTCACGGTTTTCTCGTCGTAATCGCGGTAGCCGTTGGGCAATCTCTGGCTCACGATCAAGCCAGCCGCTTCATAGCGACGCAAGCGGTGCACCGACACCTGGGTCTTGGCCGAGAGTTCTGAAATGCGCATGAACCCAGTCTAGCAACGCTCGCACAATGCGAAGGTTGATCCGATTGACGCATGGGCGACAAGCCGGTCAGATGTCTGCGCCGCAGGTGATACCCCGCTGCGCAAGGCTGGTGTACAAACCCGCTCTACTTTGAGAATGCTTTGATGACACCACACCCCGCTTTGCCCCACGCCCACCCTAAAGATGTGGGCCTGTGCCCCGAGCGCACACAGCGCCTCATGGATGTGCTGCGCCGCGAAGTGGCCAGTGGCAGGTTGCCGGGGGCTGTGGCCATGATCGCCCGGCGCGGGCAGATCGGCCTGCTGGAAGCCTTGGGCCAGCAAGACCCGGCCATGGGCACGCCCATGCAGATCAACAGCATCTTCCGCATCTATTCGATGACCAAGCCGGTCGTTTCGGTGGCGGTCATGATGCTGGTCGAGCGTGGGCAATTGCTGCTCTCCGACCCGGTCAGCCGTTGGTTGCCCGAGTTTACCCACCCCAAAGTGGCGACCGCGCAGGGGCTGGAGCCGGTCAAGCAAGAGGCCACGGTGCAAGACCTGCTGCGCCACACGGCCGGGCTGACCTATGAATTTTTGGGCAGCTCACCCGTGCAGCAGCAATACGCACAAGCCAAGATCGCCTCACGCGAGCGCACCAACGCCGAGTTCTCTCAAGCCCTGGCGGCCATGCCGCTGCAATTCCAGCCCGGCAGCGTGTGGGCTTACAGCCGCGCCACCGATGTGCTGGGGCGCTTGGTCGAGGTAGTCAGCGGCCAAGGTTTTGGGGCCTTCTTGCAAGCCGAGATCTTTGGCCCGCTGGGTATGGTGGACACCGGCTTTGCGGTGCCACCCGAACACCACCACCGCATTGCCGAGCCCTTTGCGCACGACCCTGACGGCGGCGTTCCCATGAAGGTGCTCGACCCCCGCCAAGTGCCTGCCATGGAAGGCGGCGGTGGGGGCCTCATGTCCACCACCCTGGACTACGCCCGCTTTTTGCAGTTCTTGCGCAACCGAGGTGAGCTGAACGGTGTGCGCCTGCTGGGCCCGCACACGGTGGACTACATGACGTCCGACCACCTGGGCGGCATCCCGGCAGACGGCACGCTGCTGCCCCCTGGCCACGGCTTTGGCCTCGGGTTTGCGGTGCGCACGAACTTGGGGTTGTCGCCCGTGCCCGGCTCGGTCGGCCTGTATTACTGGGGCGGCATCGCGGGCACTACCTTCTTTGTCGACCCTGCGCTGGACATGTATGCCATGCTGATGGTCCAAGCACCCAACCAGCGGGATTACTATCGCCCCTTGTTCCGCGACCTCGTGTATGCGGCGCTACTGTAAAAAATTCAAAACACTGGAGACTTTCGCTATGTCCGCATCTGGTCTGATGATGAAACGCCCCTTGCTCATTTCGGGCATTCTTGAACACGCCGCTGCACAGTTTGGCGAACAGGAAATCGTTTCGCGCGAGACGCACGGTCCCTTGCACCGCAGCACCTTTGCCCAAGCTGCCAAGCGTTCGCGCCAACTCGCCAACGCCTTGGCCCAGATGGGCCTGAGGGCGGGCAGCGCTGTAGGCTCGATCGCCTGGAACAACCACCGCCACCTGGAGGCCTATTACGCCGTCTCGGGCAGTGGCATGGTCATGCACACCTGCAACCCGCGCCTGCACCCGCAGCAGCTGATCTATGTGATCAACCACGCCGAAGACGAAGTGGTGCTGTTTGACGCCACCTTCGCGCCGCTGGTCAAAGGCATTGCCGCCCATTGCCCCAAGGTGCGCGCCTGGGTGTGCCTGGCCGATGCGACCAACACACCCGTTATCGAGGGCGTGGCCAATGTGATGAACTACGAAGGCCTGATCAGCGGCCACAGCGACAGCTTCGACTGGCCCGAATTGGACGATCAAACCGGCGCCGCGCTGTGCTACACCTCGGGCACCACCGGCAACCCGAAGGGCGTGCTGTACACCCACCGCGCCATCGTGCTGAACGCCACCATGGCCTGTCTGCCCGATGTGCTGAGCCTGTCCACACAAGAGACCATCTTGCCCGTGGTGCCCATGTTCCACATCAACGCCTGGTGCATCCCCTATGCCGCACTGGTGGCAGGCACCAAGCTGGTCTTGCCCGGCCCCAAGCTCGACGGCCCCAGTTTGTTCGAGCTGATGGACAGCGAGCAGGTCACCATCAGCGCGGGCGTGCCCACCATCTGGATGGGCCTGATCCAGCATGTGGAGCAAAACAACTTGCGCTTTGCCCACATGAAACGCACTGCGGTGGGCGGCTCGGCCATGCCCTTGGCGCTGATCGCCAAGTTCATGGACACCTATGGCATAGAAGTGCGCCACGGCTGGGGCATGACAGAGACCACGGCCGTCGCTACCATGAGTTTGCTGACGCGTACCGACCGCCAAAAAACTGCAGCCGATCAACACGCCATCGTGGCCAAACAAGGCCGCGCGGTCTCGGGCATCGAGATCAAGATCGTGGATGAAAACGGCGCCACCCTGCCCCGCGACGGCACATCCCAGGGCGAGTTGATGGTGCGCGGTCAGTGGATCGTGGAGCGCTACTTCAAGGCCGAGAAAACCGCGCTGGTGGACGGCTGGTTCCCCACAGGCGACATCGCTACCATCGACGCACAAGGCACCATGCAAATCCGCGACCGGACCAAAGACGTCATCAAAACTGGTGGCGAATGGATCAGCTCGATCGATCTGGAAAACGCCGCCATCGGTCACCCCGCTGTGGCCATGGCCGCGGTCATTGGTGTCAAGCACCCCAAGTGGGACGAGCGTCCGCTGCTGTTCATCGTGCGCAAGCCAGGGCAGTCACTTGAAACGCAAGAGATCCTCGACTTCCTCACCACCAAGGTGGCCAAGTGGTGGGTGCCCGACGATGTGGTCTTCCTCGAATCCCTGCCCGTGGGCGGCACGGGCAAGGTGCAGAAGAACGACCTGCGCAAAGACTACGGCGGCGTGTTCAGCTGATCAAGCTCAGCCCATCAAGCCCTGGCGCTGGGCCGCTCGTTCATGCGGTCGCGCCAGGCTTGCAGGGCCGGCATCCCCTCGTCGCCGGGCACGAACTTCATCAAGCCCCGCGCAAACTCCAGCGCACAGAACGCGGTGATGTCGGCAATGGTGAAGCGCTCGCCCGCGATGAAGGGCTGCTTTTGCAGGCGCTGGTCAAAGCCCCGCGCCACATCGCGAACCTTCTCGGCTTGCGAGCGGCCGAACTCGGGAAACTGGGGATTTTCTAAAGCCGCCAAGCCCGGGTGGCTGTGACGGATCGCGTTGGCAATGCCCCCCAGCAAATACAGCTCCACCTGCCGGTCGGCCATCTCAATGAAACCGCGCTCATCGCCTTCGCCCATCAAATTGGGCTCGGGGTAGCGGCCCTCCAGCAAAGTGCAGATCGCCCTTGTCTCGGTGATCACACGGCCGTCGTCCAGTTCCAGCGCAGGCACTTTGGCCAGCGGGCTTTTGGCCAAAAATTCGGCGGTGCGGTGCTCGCCACCGTTCAGGTCCATGTTGACCATCTCGATGCCGGTGATGTTTTTCTCCATCAAAAACATCAACACCCGGCGAGGACTGGGGGCGCGATGGGCGGTGTAAAGCTTCATGGTTTTCCTTTTGGGGGCAAGGGCATATTCAAGTCTTAGCCCGTGGCGTGCAGACTAGCACCCGCCTGTTCTCGGGCGTGCCACCCAGATGACAGGCCGTATCAAGCTCCGAGAAAAGACGCCCGGGCGACAGCAAGTCGCAGGGCGGACAGGCCAAGCCCTGCGCAGCCTTTCCAATCCTCACCAGACACCCTGTTCAACGATTTGAAAAACCCTGACCATGAACTTCGAGATCCCACCGGACATAGCGGCCTTGCGTGACCGCACACGGCAGTTCATTGCCGAAGAGGTGATCCCGCTGGAGGGCGACCCGCGCCACGGCCACCACGGCCCGTCCGAAGATTTGCGGCAGGAATTGGTGGGCCGCGCACGCGCTGCGGGCCTGCTCACACCTCATGCCTCCAAAGAAATGGGCGGACTGGGCCTGAACCACATCGCCAAAGCGGTGGTTTTTGAAGAAGCCGGTTACTCCAATCTGGGGCCGACCGCCCTCAACATCCACGCACCCGATGAAGGGAATATCCACCTCATGGAAGAAGTGGCCACCCCGGCACAAAAAGAGCGCTGGCTGCGCCCCCAGGTGGCGGGCCTGACGCGTTCGTGCTTTGCCATGACCGAACCCGACCCCGGCGCGGGCGCTGACCCGTCGATGCTCCAAACCACCGCTGTGCGCGATGGCGACGACTACGTGATCAACGGTCTCAAATGGTTCATCACCGGGGCCGACGGCGCGGATTACATCATCGTCATGGCCCGCATGGAAGACGGCACGGCCACCATGTTTTTGACCGACATGGACAAAGCGGGCATCACGCTCGAGCGCAGCATGGACGCGATGGACAACTGCTTCACGGGCGGTCACGGCGTACTGCGTTTTGACAATCTGCGCGTGCCTGCCAGCGATGTGCTCGGCGAAGTGGGCCAAGGTTTTCGCTATGCACAAATTCGGCTGGCCCCTGCACGCCTGACGCATTGCATGCGCTGGCTGGGGCAGGCCCGCCGTGCGCACGACATTGCACTGGCCTACGCCAGCCGCCGCCAAGCCTTTGGCAAACCGCTGGCCGAGCACGAAGGCGTGGGCTTCATGCTGGCCGACAACGACATCGACCTGCACACCGCCCGCCTGCACATCTGGCACACCGCCTGGCTGCTGGACCAAGGCCACAAGGGCGGCTTCGAATCGAGCCGCGCCAAAGTGGCTTGCTCTGAAGCCGAGTGGCGAGTGGTGGACCGCTGCGTGCAAATTCTGGGCGGCCAAGGCGTGACGGCCGAGACGCCCGTGATGCGGATCTTCATGGACATGCGTGCCTTTCGAATTTATGACGGCCCGAGCGAAGTGCACCGCTGGAGCATGGCCCGAAAGCTGGTCTACAAATCCCAGCAGGCCGCCAAAGCGGCCCAGGGCTGACCGCCGCCCACCCCCTCAAAACCTGCGAGCTTGCACATGACCCCTTCCCTGGCATCCACCGTTGAATTCATCCAATCGTGTGAAACCCCCTGGTCGCGTGACACCTCGCCGCCTTGGGGCATCCACGAAGCAGACCCACCGCCCTACAACCGCTTGTATGGCCCGGTACACGGCAGAGGGCCCGTGTCTGGGGTTTTGTAT is drawn from Limnohabitans sp. 63ED37-2 and contains these coding sequences:
- the uvrA gene encoding excinuclease ABC subunit UvrA; amino-acid sequence: MKFADPSLLPDEPEPARYLASALRQTHISVRGARTHNLKNIDLDIPRNQLVVITGLSGSGKSSLAFDTLYAEGQRRYVESLSAYARQFLQLMDKPDVDLIEGLSPAISIEQKATSHNPRSTVGTVTEIHDYLRLLYARAGTPYCPDHKLPLQAQTVSQMVDAVLALPEDTKLMILAPIAREKKGEFEKVFEQMQALGYVRFRINGQTVEVEELPTLKKTEKHNIDVVVDRIKVRSEEDAKARDALRQRLAESFEAALHLAEHRAVALEMDTGKEHLFNAKFSCPVCTYSISELEPRLFSFNSPMGACPTCDGIGSMAFFDPERVVAFPSLSLASGAIKGWDRRNGFYFSMLESLAKHYQFDIETPFEKLAPIHQQVLLHGSGLEEIKFSYVMESGASQGKKVSKKHPFEGIIPNMTRRYRETDSSVVREDLARYRNMQACTDCQGTRLRREARHVRIGEGAQARAIYEISHITLGESQQYFQGLKMHGAKAEIADKVVREIALRLKFLNDVGLNYLSLDRSADTLSGGESQRIRLASQIGSGLTGVMYVLDEPSIGLHQRDNDRLIGTLQHLRDIGNSVLVVEHDEDMISVADHVIDMGPGAGVHGGRVMAQGTCADILAAPDSVTGQYMSGRKKIEIPKRHKAGKDFIEIIGASGNNLKNVNVKFPVGLLTCVTGVSGSGKSTLVNDTLYAAAAHQIHRAQGDAAHHEEIKGLEHFDKVINVDQSPIGRTPRSNPATYTGLFTHIRELMAEVPAARERGYGPGRFSFNVTGGRCEACQGDGMVKVEMHFLPDVYVPCDVCHGMRYNRETLEVQYKGQNIAQILNMTVEAAHQFFSAVPNIARKLQTLLDVGLTYIRLGQSATTLSGGEAQRVKLALELSKRDTGRTLYILDEPTTGLHFADIDLLLKVLHQLRDAGNTIVIIEHNLDVIKTADWLIDMGPEGGAGGGTVLGEGTPEQLAKNKASFTGHYLARLL
- a CDS encoding glutaredoxin family protein yields the protein MKTVIRAFFRTLRLVLGPVMLLKERLTQPAGVQRAASEQAKVDQQCQSLALYQFSTCPFCIKVRQEMRRLSLPIEKRDAQHHADHRNELLQGSGATKVPCLKITEADGQTRWLQDSTEIVAYLRGRFA
- a CDS encoding CYTH domain-containing protein gives rise to the protein METELKLSLNEADLPRLQTHPLMAKGAGKQRLLNTYFDTPDLALKQRRMAVRERLAGDQWLLTVKTAGQSQNGLSRRQEWEAPTTPGTLDFESLVDDAALATDLMALRPALRALFCTDFERQCWVIEHASARIEVALDQGRIHVPGTALSEPLLELELELLSGPEAALLALADVLRQTPQGDLTLTPSDTSKAQRGMALWRRAH
- a CDS encoding PaaI family thioesterase; translation: MSPLDMLKKINAMAEFNNWCGIEVTVAEPGFVEIQMPWRPEVGQYSGFLHAGLIGTLIDTACGFAAGTVAGPNLLAANFSVNCLRPAVGQKFIARARVVKPGKAQVFTSCDLFAVDAEGEKLVANGQTLLTVVQAA
- a CDS encoding MerR family transcriptional regulator; the protein is MRISELSAKTQVSVHRLRRYEAAGLIVSQRLPNGYRDYDEKTVRLVVFIAMSREMGFSLPFIAEYVPKFQSGQLTPQDMIEAIQQRVADIDQVIAEHQALRKKLIDHIGWFKNKQRKSK
- a CDS encoding serine hydrolase domain-containing protein; amino-acid sequence: MTPHPALPHAHPKDVGLCPERTQRLMDVLRREVASGRLPGAVAMIARRGQIGLLEALGQQDPAMGTPMQINSIFRIYSMTKPVVSVAVMMLVERGQLLLSDPVSRWLPEFTHPKVATAQGLEPVKQEATVQDLLRHTAGLTYEFLGSSPVQQQYAQAKIASRERTNAEFSQALAAMPLQFQPGSVWAYSRATDVLGRLVEVVSGQGFGAFLQAEIFGPLGMVDTGFAVPPEHHHRIAEPFAHDPDGGVPMKVLDPRQVPAMEGGGGGLMSTTLDYARFLQFLRNRGELNGVRLLGPHTVDYMTSDHLGGIPADGTLLPPGHGFGLGFAVRTNLGLSPVPGSVGLYYWGGIAGTTFFVDPALDMYAMLMVQAPNQRDYYRPLFRDLVYAALL
- a CDS encoding long-chain-fatty-acid--CoA ligase — protein: MSASGLMMKRPLLISGILEHAAAQFGEQEIVSRETHGPLHRSTFAQAAKRSRQLANALAQMGLRAGSAVGSIAWNNHRHLEAYYAVSGSGMVMHTCNPRLHPQQLIYVINHAEDEVVLFDATFAPLVKGIAAHCPKVRAWVCLADATNTPVIEGVANVMNYEGLISGHSDSFDWPELDDQTGAALCYTSGTTGNPKGVLYTHRAIVLNATMACLPDVLSLSTQETILPVVPMFHINAWCIPYAALVAGTKLVLPGPKLDGPSLFELMDSEQVTISAGVPTIWMGLIQHVEQNNLRFAHMKRTAVGGSAMPLALIAKFMDTYGIEVRHGWGMTETTAVATMSLLTRTDRQKTAADQHAIVAKQGRAVSGIEIKIVDENGATLPRDGTSQGELMVRGQWIVERYFKAEKTALVDGWFPTGDIATIDAQGTMQIRDRTKDVIKTGGEWISSIDLENAAIGHPAVAMAAVIGVKHPKWDERPLLFIVRKPGQSLETQEILDFLTTKVAKWWVPDDVVFLESLPVGGTGKVQKNDLRKDYGGVFS
- a CDS encoding glutathione S-transferase family protein; translation: MKLYTAHRAPSPRRVLMFLMEKNITGIEMVNMDLNGGEHRTAEFLAKSPLAKVPALELDDGRVITETRAICTLLEGRYPEPNLMGEGDERGFIEMADRQVELYLLGGIANAIRHSHPGLAALENPQFPEFGRSQAEKVRDVARGFDQRLQKQPFIAGERFTIADITAFCALEFARGLMKFVPGDEGMPALQAWRDRMNERPSARA
- a CDS encoding acyl-CoA dehydrogenase family protein, whose product is MNFEIPPDIAALRDRTRQFIAEEVIPLEGDPRHGHHGPSEDLRQELVGRARAAGLLTPHASKEMGGLGLNHIAKAVVFEEAGYSNLGPTALNIHAPDEGNIHLMEEVATPAQKERWLRPQVAGLTRSCFAMTEPDPGAGADPSMLQTTAVRDGDDYVINGLKWFITGADGADYIIVMARMEDGTATMFLTDMDKAGITLERSMDAMDNCFTGGHGVLRFDNLRVPASDVLGEVGQGFRYAQIRLAPARLTHCMRWLGQARRAHDIALAYASRRQAFGKPLAEHEGVGFMLADNDIDLHTARLHIWHTAWLLDQGHKGGFESSRAKVACSEAEWRVVDRCVQILGGQGVTAETPVMRIFMDMRAFRIYDGPSEVHRWSMARKLVYKSQQAAKAAQG